One genomic region from Stackebrandtia nassauensis DSM 44728 encodes:
- the tyrS gene encoding tyrosine--tRNA ligase, whose translation MNIFDDLQWRGLIQDATDSDALRAHFEAGPVRFYVGFDPTAASLHVGHFTQVLTARRLQLAGHRPLLLVGGATGQIGDPKESGERVMNSPEVVAGYLDRIREQMRPFVTYDGDNAAVLVNNLDWTGRMNAIDFLRDVGKHFPVNKMLARDVVKARLESGISFTEFAYQLIQANDYYNLHQEYGCSVQFGGSDQWGNITAGVDFIRRKGSGPVHAFVTPLVTKADGTKFGKTEGGAVWLDPELTTPYAFYQFWVNVDDRDIGTYLRRFSFKSHDEILELDKATAEKPAARAAQRALAEELTTLLHGETECAQVIAASKALFGRGELSELAPSTLESALSEAGLVTATDDSPITALFKETGLTASTSEARRAIADGGAYVNNVRITDVDAKLADVELLHGRFAVLRRGKKNIAGVTRS comes from the coding sequence GTGAACATTTTCGACGACCTGCAATGGCGGGGCCTCATCCAGGACGCGACCGACTCCGACGCGCTGCGCGCGCACTTCGAAGCGGGTCCGGTGCGGTTCTATGTGGGCTTCGACCCCACCGCCGCCAGTCTGCACGTCGGCCATTTCACCCAGGTGCTGACCGCCCGCAGGCTCCAGCTCGCCGGACACCGGCCACTGCTGCTCGTCGGCGGCGCCACCGGCCAGATCGGCGACCCCAAGGAGAGTGGCGAACGGGTCATGAACTCGCCCGAAGTCGTGGCCGGATACCTGGACCGCATCCGCGAACAGATGCGGCCCTTCGTCACCTACGACGGCGACAACGCCGCCGTCCTGGTCAACAACCTCGACTGGACCGGCAGGATGAACGCGATCGACTTCCTGCGCGACGTCGGCAAACACTTCCCGGTCAACAAGATGCTGGCCCGCGACGTCGTCAAGGCCCGGCTGGAGAGCGGCATCAGCTTCACCGAGTTCGCCTACCAGCTCATCCAGGCCAACGACTACTACAACCTCCACCAGGAGTACGGCTGTAGCGTCCAATTCGGAGGCTCGGACCAGTGGGGCAACATCACCGCCGGGGTCGACTTCATCCGCCGCAAGGGATCCGGACCCGTGCACGCCTTCGTCACCCCGCTGGTGACCAAGGCCGACGGCACCAAGTTCGGCAAGACCGAGGGCGGAGCAGTATGGCTCGACCCCGAACTGACCACGCCCTACGCGTTCTACCAGTTCTGGGTCAACGTCGACGACCGCGACATCGGGACCTACCTGCGCCGCTTCAGTTTCAAGTCCCACGACGAGATCCTGGAGCTCGACAAGGCGACCGCCGAGAAACCCGCCGCGCGGGCCGCGCAACGCGCCCTGGCCGAGGAACTCACCACCCTGCTGCACGGTGAAACCGAATGCGCCCAGGTGATCGCGGCCAGCAAGGCCCTGTTCGGCCGGGGCGAACTGTCGGAACTCGCGCCCTCCACTCTGGAATCCGCCCTGTCGGAGGCCGGACTGGTGACCGCGACCGACGACTCGCCGATCACCGCGCTGTTCAAGGAGACCGGACTCACAGCGAGCACTTCCGAAGCCCGGCGCGCGATCGCCGACGGCGGCGCCTACGTCAACAACGTCCGGATCACCGACGTCGACGCCAAGCTCGCCGACGTCGAACTGCTGCACGGCCGCTTCGCGGTCCTGCGGCGCGGCAAGAAGAACATTGCCGGAGTAACCCGGTCCTGA
- a CDS encoding DNA-3-methyladenine glycosylase: MTPRQLRDLLQGPVDEAAPGLLGCHVSHGGVTVRVTEVEAYSGEGLDPASHAHKGPTARNASQFGPPGHAYVYFIYGMHYCLNVVCYPEGIGGGVLLRAGAVVDGLDTARDRRGPMRDHDLARGPARLTMTLDVDRRHDGTPLLGGGPIDLTPGTQPVGEIRSGPRVGVSSAADVPWRFWIADDPSVSPYRRHVPKKRTGKNRSRATGADTSQLPT, encoded by the coding sequence ATGACCCCACGCCAACTGCGCGACCTGCTCCAGGGCCCCGTCGACGAGGCCGCCCCCGGCCTGTTGGGCTGCCACGTCAGCCACGGCGGCGTCACCGTGCGCGTCACCGAGGTCGAGGCGTACTCCGGCGAGGGCCTCGACCCCGCCTCCCACGCCCACAAGGGACCGACCGCGCGCAACGCCAGCCAGTTCGGCCCACCCGGCCACGCCTACGTGTACTTCATCTACGGGATGCACTACTGCCTCAACGTCGTGTGCTACCCCGAAGGCATCGGCGGCGGAGTACTGCTGCGCGCTGGAGCCGTCGTCGACGGCCTCGACACCGCCCGCGACCGCCGCGGCCCGATGCGCGACCACGACCTCGCCCGCGGCCCCGCCCGCCTCACCATGACCCTCGACGTCGACCGCCGCCACGACGGCACCCCGCTGCTCGGCGGCGGCCCCATCGACCTCACCCCCGGCACCCAGCCCGTGGGGGAGATCCGCTCCGGACCCCGCGTCGGAGTCTCCAGCGCCGCCGACGTTCCCTGGCGGTTCTGGATCGCCGACGACCCGTCCGTCAGCCCCTACCGCCGCCACGTCCCCAAGAAGCGCACCGGCAAAAACCGGTCGCGGGCCACCGGGGCGGATACGTCACAATTACCGACGTGA
- a CDS encoding RNB domain-containing ribonuclease has protein sequence MTEPGDPVTHAHRGIMIDAPDTEDRDDAIWVRRDEAGYDVWVHIAPVSLQLPPGSPGDVEARRRIHTRYLPDRTIGMLPRDVERAATLTPGRVQPTVMVAMRFSPGGELFDTGVGHGLLREATAISYATASDILDDPTAGFHETLSHAHALATTLLRRRQNAGALALYDLFKGYATNEEGQLVRLGDNQRHPGYIIVQELMIAANAAIARWCAERDLPILFRNHRQATVGGSREELAAELAATEARGDAAGYETLRDRLGFVQRPATYEPAVFGHYGLNLPAYAHTTSPLRRYPDLVNQRILLAAVDGAPSPYDHDSLDELGAELNQGIQAERERRAERHKQAARKVVRDQLDEAEFTALEPQQFSKVLHLALGHETPPPALATEAARRYRTGTLSLRDACEIVFRGRGDSWQPLRDQINHDLAAEPNKALTVVNMYAQAELGGPVGDANLIWDLTAVGSAHRPAFTARLRLELGPTRHTSPRRTQLSKKDSKAQAALGLIAQLAGLDDLSHDIDTPEPSPARPSTREPVPADRNPVMALNEYAQTGVITELAWDYDSDGPPHQPTFTCTVTATGDTGEPLSATGTGAGKQAAKTSAAARLRKIVESGLDQPGMPAS, from the coding sequence ATGACCGAGCCCGGTGACCCGGTGACCCACGCTCACCGGGGCATCATGATCGACGCGCCCGACACCGAAGACCGCGACGACGCGATCTGGGTGCGACGTGACGAGGCCGGTTACGACGTCTGGGTCCACATCGCGCCGGTGTCGCTTCAGCTGCCGCCGGGCAGCCCCGGCGACGTCGAGGCCCGCCGCCGCATCCACACCCGATACCTGCCCGACCGCACCATCGGCATGCTGCCCCGCGACGTCGAACGCGCCGCCACCCTCACCCCCGGCCGCGTCCAGCCGACCGTCATGGTCGCGATGCGATTCAGCCCCGGCGGGGAACTGTTCGACACCGGCGTCGGCCACGGCCTGCTGCGCGAGGCCACCGCCATCAGCTACGCGACCGCCTCGGACATCCTCGACGACCCCACCGCCGGATTCCACGAGACGCTCAGCCACGCGCACGCCCTGGCCACCACGCTGCTGCGCCGCCGCCAGAACGCCGGTGCCCTGGCCCTGTACGACCTGTTCAAGGGTTACGCCACCAACGAGGAGGGGCAGCTGGTCCGGTTGGGGGACAACCAACGTCACCCCGGCTACATCATCGTCCAGGAGCTCATGATCGCCGCCAACGCCGCGATCGCCCGCTGGTGCGCCGAACGCGACCTGCCGATCCTGTTCCGCAACCACCGGCAGGCGACGGTGGGCGGCTCCCGGGAGGAACTGGCCGCCGAACTGGCCGCCACCGAAGCCCGCGGCGACGCCGCCGGATACGAGACCCTGCGCGACCGGCTCGGCTTCGTGCAGCGTCCCGCCACCTACGAACCCGCCGTGTTCGGGCACTATGGACTCAACCTGCCCGCGTACGCCCACACCACCAGCCCGCTGCGCCGCTACCCCGACCTGGTCAACCAGCGCATCCTGCTGGCCGCCGTCGACGGCGCTCCCAGCCCCTACGACCACGACAGCCTCGACGAACTCGGCGCCGAACTCAACCAGGGCATCCAGGCCGAACGCGAACGCCGCGCCGAACGCCACAAACAGGCCGCCCGCAAGGTGGTCCGCGACCAGCTCGACGAGGCCGAGTTCACCGCGCTGGAGCCGCAGCAGTTCAGCAAGGTCCTGCACCTGGCCCTCGGCCACGAGACCCCGCCGCCCGCACTGGCCACCGAGGCCGCGCGCCGCTACCGCACCGGAACACTGTCGCTGCGCGACGCCTGCGAGATCGTGTTCCGCGGCCGGGGCGACAGCTGGCAGCCGCTGCGCGACCAGATCAACCACGACCTGGCCGCCGAACCCAACAAGGCCCTCACCGTCGTCAACATGTACGCCCAGGCGGAACTGGGCGGCCCGGTCGGCGACGCCAACCTGATCTGGGACCTGACCGCGGTCGGCTCGGCGCACCGCCCCGCCTTCACCGCCCGGCTGCGGCTCGAACTCGGTCCCACCCGGCACACCTCGCCCCGTCGCACCCAACTGTCCAAAAAAGACTCCAAGGCGCAGGCAGCGCTGGGCCTCATCGCCCAGCTGGCCGGACTCGACGACCTGTCCCACGACATCGACACCCCCGAACCGTCGCCCGCGCGACCCAGCACCCGCGAACCCGTGCCCGCCGACCGCAACCCCGTCATGGCCCTCAACGAATACGCCCAGACCGGCGTCATCACCGAACTGGCCTGGGACTACGACAGCGACGGCCCACCACACCAACCCACCTTCACCTGCACCGTCACCGCCACCGGCGACACCGGCGAACCCTTGAGCGCCACCGGAACAGGCGCCGGAAAACAAGCCGCCAAGACCTCCGCCGCCGCCCGGCTGCGCAAGATCGTCGAATCCGGACTCGACCAGCCGGGTATGCCCGCGTCATGA
- a CDS encoding RtcB family protein: MSFQELDGNGAPIRLWADPASIEEQALAQLRNVAALPWVSGVAVMPDVHYGKGATVGSVIAMRGAVSPAAVGVDIGCGMTAQRTSLTAEDLPEDLSRLRGAIEKAIPVGRGMHKRSVDVDHLKTGFRGWHRFWGEFDELAKPVARSLKGRSMQQLGTLGGGNHFIEVCLSDDGQVWLMLHSGSRNVGNKLAEFHIEKAKALPHNADLPDPDLAVFVNDTPTMDAYRRDLFWAQEYARRNRAVMMALLREVVRKKFKKVSFDEEISCHHNYVAEEVHDGHEVLVTRKGAIHAGAGRMGIIPGSMGASSFIVRGLGNADAFESASHGAGRRMSRNQARKRFTAEDLVAQTAGVECRKDSGVVDEIPSAYKDIDEVIAAQSDLVEVTARLKQVICVKG, encoded by the coding sequence ATGTCATTTCAGGAGCTCGACGGTAACGGCGCACCGATCCGGCTGTGGGCCGACCCGGCGTCGATAGAGGAGCAGGCACTGGCGCAGCTGCGCAACGTCGCGGCGCTGCCGTGGGTGTCGGGCGTGGCGGTCATGCCGGACGTCCACTATGGCAAGGGCGCGACGGTGGGTTCGGTCATCGCGATGCGCGGGGCGGTCTCGCCCGCGGCGGTGGGCGTCGACATCGGATGCGGGATGACGGCGCAGCGGACCTCGCTGACGGCCGAGGACCTGCCCGAGGACCTGTCACGGCTGCGCGGCGCCATCGAGAAGGCGATTCCGGTGGGGCGCGGCATGCACAAGCGCTCGGTGGACGTCGACCATCTGAAGACGGGTTTCCGGGGCTGGCACCGGTTCTGGGGCGAGTTCGACGAGCTGGCCAAGCCGGTGGCGCGGTCGCTCAAGGGCCGGTCGATGCAGCAGCTGGGGACGCTCGGCGGCGGGAATCACTTCATCGAAGTTTGCCTGTCTGACGATGGGCAGGTGTGGCTGATGCTGCACTCGGGTTCGCGCAACGTCGGCAACAAGCTGGCCGAGTTCCACATCGAGAAGGCCAAGGCGCTGCCGCACAACGCCGACCTGCCGGATCCGGACCTGGCCGTGTTCGTCAACGACACGCCCACTATGGACGCGTATCGGCGGGACCTGTTCTGGGCGCAGGAGTACGCGCGCCGCAACCGGGCCGTCATGATGGCGCTGCTGCGCGAGGTCGTCCGCAAGAAGTTCAAGAAGGTGAGCTTCGACGAGGAGATCTCCTGCCACCACAACTACGTGGCCGAGGAGGTCCACGACGGGCACGAGGTGCTGGTGACCCGCAAGGGCGCCATTCACGCCGGAGCCGGACGGATGGGCATCATCCCGGGGTCGATGGGCGCCTCGTCGTTCATCGTGCGCGGGCTGGGCAACGCCGACGCCTTCGAGTCGGCCTCGCACGGCGCCGGACGTCGGATGAGCCGCAACCAGGCGCGGAAGCGGTTCACCGCCGAGGACCTGGTCGCGCAGACCGCGGGCGTCGAGTGCCGCAAGGACTCCGGGGTGGTCGACGAGATCCCCAGCGCCTACAAGGACATCGACGAGGTCATCGCGGCCCAGTCGGATCTGGTCGAGGTGACCGCACGGCTCAAGCAGGTCATCTGCGTGAAGGGCTAG
- a CDS encoding DUF1906 domain-containing protein: MWKRSRRTRWLLAATATGAVLAAGVASLPALADDGTRTVNYHGYEVDVPDSWRVVDLDAEPGTCVRFDKPTVYLGTPGENSDCPANIEAGRTAGLVISKLDAKSAAVATGDTARVSAESGAAKAKSVNDRIQLAVEDAGVLVSAAHNGTTEDRVREVLDSARLTEGAKAAKLSSFDTGAAKAKADPIVAPGTLNDKAFDQCTAPGQGAMDAWKSASPYKAVGIYTSGVNRACGQANLTPEWVAAQNANGWQFIIIHHGLEAPCNPRYTEVFSEDPATARQQGKDEAAGAIEAATALGFGAGSAIYVDIEAYDGCTDPVMAFVSGWAEGLREGGWLSGMYSSGGSGVADLCANYNNDQYVMPDHLWFAWWNDQADTDSGQYCSNDYFTGGRRIHQYSGDVTETHGGVTIAIDRNFMDVKAPA; the protein is encoded by the coding sequence ATGTGGAAACGATCACGACGCACCCGGTGGCTGCTGGCGGCCACCGCGACGGGTGCCGTGCTGGCGGCCGGGGTGGCGAGTCTGCCCGCCCTGGCCGACGACGGCACCCGCACAGTCAACTACCACGGCTACGAGGTGGACGTCCCGGACTCGTGGCGGGTGGTGGATCTGGACGCCGAACCCGGCACCTGCGTCCGGTTCGACAAGCCCACCGTGTACCTGGGCACGCCCGGTGAGAACTCCGACTGTCCGGCCAACATCGAGGCGGGCCGCACCGCCGGGCTCGTGATCTCGAAGCTGGACGCGAAGTCGGCCGCCGTTGCCACCGGTGACACCGCTCGGGTGAGCGCCGAGTCCGGTGCGGCCAAGGCGAAGTCGGTCAACGACCGGATTCAGCTGGCCGTCGAGGACGCCGGGGTGCTGGTGTCGGCCGCGCACAACGGCACGACCGAGGACCGGGTGCGCGAGGTGCTCGACTCGGCGCGGCTGACCGAGGGTGCGAAGGCGGCGAAGCTGTCGTCCTTCGACACCGGAGCCGCGAAGGCGAAGGCCGACCCGATCGTGGCGCCGGGAACGTTGAACGACAAGGCGTTCGACCAGTGCACCGCCCCGGGACAGGGCGCCATGGACGCGTGGAAGTCGGCGTCGCCGTACAAGGCCGTGGGCATCTACACCAGTGGCGTGAACCGGGCCTGCGGCCAGGCCAACCTGACGCCGGAGTGGGTCGCGGCGCAGAACGCCAACGGCTGGCAGTTCATCATCATCCACCACGGTCTCGAGGCGCCGTGCAACCCGCGTTACACCGAGGTGTTCTCCGAGGACCCGGCGACCGCGCGGCAGCAGGGCAAGGACGAGGCCGCCGGTGCCATCGAGGCGGCCACGGCGCTGGGCTTCGGTGCCGGTAGCGCCATCTACGTGGACATCGAGGCCTACGACGGCTGCACCGACCCGGTGATGGCGTTCGTGTCCGGTTGGGCCGAGGGCCTGCGTGAGGGCGGCTGGCTGTCGGGCATGTACTCCTCGGGTGGTTCCGGGGTCGCCGACCTGTGCGCCAACTACAACAACGACCAGTACGTGATGCCCGACCACCTGTGGTTCGCGTGGTGGAACGACCAGGCCGACACCGATTCGGGGCAGTACTGCTCCAACGACTACTTCACCGGTGGCCGCCGGATTCACCAGTACTCCGGCGATGTCACCGAGACCCACGGTGGGGTCACGATCGCCATCGACCGCAACTTCATGGACGTCAAGGCGCCCGCCTGA
- a CDS encoding Hsp20/alpha crystallin family protein, with protein MLVRYRQPWFLSSRVNNEFDRLIAETFGRVEPVFTPPADVSTQGNDVVIALDVPGVAPEDVDVTLEGRFLKITGTRASAQVAEGDRYLARGRFEGSFARTYRVPEGTTPEQVSATVDNGQLIVRVADVTKPEPQPQKIAVTRAAESQALESGETE; from the coding sequence ATGCTCGTTCGTTACCGCCAACCGTGGTTCCTGTCCTCGCGGGTCAACAACGAATTCGACCGGCTCATCGCCGAGACCTTCGGCCGGGTGGAACCCGTGTTCACCCCGCCCGCCGACGTGTCGACGCAGGGCAATGACGTCGTCATCGCCCTCGATGTTCCGGGTGTGGCACCCGAGGACGTGGACGTCACGCTGGAAGGCCGGTTCCTGAAGATCACCGGCACGCGCGCCAGCGCGCAGGTGGCCGAGGGCGACCGTTACCTGGCCAGGGGCAGGTTCGAAGGCAGCTTCGCCCGCACCTACCGGGTCCCGGAGGGCACCACCCCCGAGCAGGTCAGCGCGACCGTCGACAACGGCCAGCTGATCGTGCGGGTAGCCGACGTCACCAAGCCGGAACCGCAGCCGCAGAAGATCGCGGTGACCAGGGCCGCCGAGTCACAGGCCCTGGAGTCCGGCGAGACCGAATAA
- the tatC gene encoding twin-arginine translocase subunit TatC: protein MALSLRRNKKPKKTKFQAAADGSMSLMDHLRDLRSRLFKACLGLVAGVLVGMYFADIIQEFINAPYCDWDKQNWLDKGHSAASYDGCNFNVVGPLDNFLLRLKIGLFAGIILSAPIWLYHLWAFIAPGLHKHERKYTYYFAAMAGPLFFAGATLGWFVISKSLQFFLALSNQYKLTVDLTGYFDFVTNVMLLFGAGFEFPLVVVLLNVIGIASAKRLLGWWRIATFLVFLFCAIVTPTPDPFGMIALAIPMVMLYFAAVGFAFINDRRRNRKTADWDTLDPDEASVIDDGPSDIGEVESVDDSDDLVDEIAESDGGSDNRPVRRYDEDAT from the coding sequence ATGGCCCTCTCACTGCGACGCAACAAGAAGCCTAAGAAGACCAAGTTCCAGGCGGCGGCCGACGGCTCGATGAGCCTGATGGACCACCTCCGGGACTTGCGTTCCCGGCTGTTCAAGGCCTGCCTCGGGCTGGTCGCCGGTGTCCTCGTCGGCATGTACTTCGCCGACATCATCCAGGAGTTCATCAACGCCCCCTACTGCGACTGGGACAAGCAGAACTGGCTCGACAAGGGCCATTCGGCCGCCAGTTACGACGGCTGCAACTTCAACGTCGTCGGTCCGCTCGACAACTTCCTGCTGCGACTGAAGATCGGTCTGTTCGCCGGTATCATCCTGTCGGCGCCGATCTGGCTGTACCACCTGTGGGCATTCATCGCTCCCGGCCTGCACAAGCACGAGCGCAAGTACACGTACTACTTCGCCGCCATGGCCGGGCCGCTGTTCTTCGCGGGCGCGACGCTGGGTTGGTTCGTCATCTCCAAGAGCCTCCAGTTCTTCCTGGCGCTCAGCAACCAGTACAAGCTCACCGTCGACCTGACCGGCTACTTCGACTTCGTCACCAACGTGATGCTGCTGTTCGGTGCCGGTTTCGAGTTCCCGCTGGTCGTGGTGCTGCTCAACGTCATCGGCATCGCCAGCGCCAAACGCCTGCTGGGCTGGTGGCGCATCGCGACGTTCCTGGTGTTCCTGTTCTGCGCGATCGTCACCCCCACCCCCGACCCGTTCGGCATGATCGCGTTGGCCATCCCGATGGTGATGCTGTACTTCGCCGCGGTCGGTTTCGCGTTCATCAACGACCGGCGCCGCAACCGCAAGACCGCCGACTGGGACACCCTCGACCCCGACGAGGCCAGCGTCATCGACGACGGCCCCTCCGACATCGGCGAGGTCGAGTCCGTCGACGACTCCGACGACCTGGTGGACGAGATCGCCGAATCCGACGGCGGCTCCGACAACCGTCCGGTGCGCCGCTACGACGAGGACGCCACCTAA
- the tatA gene encoding Sec-independent protein translocase subunit TatA, translating to MGAVRPWHIIVLVVVLVLLFGAKKLPGAARGLGQSLRILKSETKNLRDDDEKSDDKAEAKHGREPLENKTIEGETSAVEDLRDKKKA from the coding sequence ATGGGTGCTGTCAGGCCGTGGCACATCATCGTCCTTGTTGTCGTGCTTGTGCTGCTGTTCGGCGCCAAGAAGCTGCCGGGCGCGGCTCGTGGACTTGGCCAGTCGCTGCGAATCTTGAAGTCCGAGACCAAGAACCTCCGTGACGACGACGAGAAGTCGGACGACAAGGCCGAGGCCAAGCACGGGCGTGAGCCGCTCGAGAACAAGACCATCGAGGGCGAGACATCGGCAGTGGAAGACCTGCGGGACAAGAAGAAGGCGTAG
- a CDS encoding helix-turn-helix transcriptional regulator: MTSASRLSRVLNLVPYLLARPGIRIDAAAADLGISVAELRDDLTLLWMCGLPGYGPGDLIDIAFDDDTVTVTYDAGMTRPVRLSPDEALALVVALRMLADTPGLSDRDAVRRTLDKVAEAAGDAAASASQVSVATTVDETNVDVFSRIVVDGKAVRLTYYSAGRDKTTERVVDPIRVVIADDHAYLHAWCRSAEDIRRFRLDRIDAHTVLDEPAAVPPHARDRTDAPGAVFRTEASQLPTVVLRVSRGARWIAEYYPCQDVRPEADGRWLVTLRARDLNWAKRLVLSLGTEAEAVAPDSLREAVIDDARTALAAYEA, translated from the coding sequence GTGACCTCGGCATCCCGGCTGTCGCGGGTACTCAACCTGGTGCCGTACCTGCTGGCCCGTCCCGGCATCCGCATCGACGCCGCCGCGGCCGACCTGGGCATCTCGGTCGCCGAACTGCGCGACGACCTCACCCTGCTGTGGATGTGCGGCCTGCCCGGCTACGGCCCCGGCGACCTCATCGACATCGCCTTCGACGACGACACCGTCACCGTCACCTACGACGCGGGCATGACCCGACCGGTCCGGCTGTCCCCGGATGAGGCACTGGCACTGGTGGTGGCGCTGCGGATGCTGGCCGACACCCCGGGCCTGTCCGACCGCGACGCGGTGCGCCGCACCCTCGACAAGGTCGCCGAGGCCGCCGGGGACGCGGCCGCCTCGGCCAGCCAGGTCAGCGTCGCCACCACCGTCGACGAGACCAACGTCGACGTGTTCAGCCGCATCGTCGTCGACGGCAAGGCCGTCCGGCTCACCTACTACAGCGCCGGACGCGACAAGACCACCGAACGCGTCGTCGACCCGATCCGAGTGGTCATCGCCGACGACCACGCCTACCTGCACGCCTGGTGCCGCAGCGCCGAGGACATCCGCCGGTTCCGGCTCGACCGCATCGACGCCCACACGGTCCTGGACGAGCCCGCCGCGGTGCCGCCGCACGCCCGCGACCGCACCGACGCGCCCGGCGCCGTCTTCAGGACCGAAGCCTCGCAGCTGCCCACGGTGGTGCTGCGGGTCAGCCGCGGCGCCCGCTGGATCGCCGAGTACTACCCGTGCCAGGACGTCCGCCCCGAAGCCGACGGCCGCTGGCTGGTGACGCTGCGGGCCCGCGACCTCAACTGGGCCAAACGGCTGGTGCTCAGCCTCGGCACCGAGGCCGAGGCGGTGGCCCCCGACAGCCTGCGCGAAGCCGTCATCGACGACGCGCGCACCGCACTGGCCGCGTACGAGGCCTAG